From Microcystis aeruginosa NIES-2549, a single genomic window includes:
- a CDS encoding alpha/beta hydrolase, translating to MNRINNIVLVHGFWADGSSYNQITAQLLAEGYAAIAVQNPLTSLADDVAATKRILNRMQGQCILVGHSWGGMVITEAGNDEKVSGLVYIAALAPDAGESMVDLFSEYENPSQYFQEQEGFIWISQEGIEKILANDLPAEKAALIYATQTPASASLLTTKTTTPAWRNKPNWYIVSSQDQAVPPELQFNLAERMGAKTVVLASGHVPTISHASEVLEVIREASNLG from the coding sequence ATGAACAGAATTAACAATATTGTTTTGGTTCACGGTTTTTGGGCCGATGGTTCTAGTTATAATCAGATAACTGCCCAGTTATTAGCCGAAGGATACGCAGCGATCGCTGTGCAAAATCCTCTCACTTCTCTAGCGGATGACGTAGCTGCTACGAAAAGAATTTTAAACCGTATGCAAGGACAATGTATTCTAGTCGGTCATTCTTGGGGGGGTATGGTAATCACAGAAGCGGGCAACGATGAAAAAGTGTCCGGTTTAGTTTATATTGCAGCGCTGGCTCCCGATGCAGGGGAATCGATGGTAGATTTGTTTAGTGAATACGAAAACCCATCACAGTATTTTCAAGAACAAGAGGGGTTTATCTGGATTTCTCAAGAGGGAATAGAGAAAATTCTCGCCAATGATTTGCCCGCCGAAAAAGCTGCTTTAATTTATGCCACCCAAACCCCAGCATCCGCCTCTTTACTAACAACAAAAACCACTACACCCGCATGGAGAAATAAGCCAAATTGGTATATTGTCTCTAGTCAAGATCAAGCCGTCCCCCCAGAATTACAGTTTAATTTGGCCGAGAGAATGGGAGCAAAGACAGTGGTTTTGGCATCCGGTCACGTCCCGACTATTTCCCATGCTTCAGAGGTTTTAGAGGTGATTAGAGAAGCCTCGAATCTGGGATAA
- a CDS encoding ferritin-like domain-containing protein — MTVAYPRKFKKTMSARDIMKRVISDREIHLVTLNRYRYNEQRSCKDLTELIETLDGQPQELIQDLSHHVADEARHAYWLTDLLIELGADVGKPPGLSYIDEFERLLDQDQFQGEEQREDGLIAALAAINVTEKRGCEYFAAHIYALKEGEQTPENLKIRETIAKIFPEEAGHVRWGNRWLAKIAQKSPEHRQKVEKAKAKYSAIEQAAYESGMDITLGAELRRVGHLMEIAATMPLWERPQYLMERLPQSLLDPKLQLFRVEAAQKAWNRDPQMFMERFLPMFFNADGNIGKKEKVN; from the coding sequence ATGACCGTTGCTTACCCTCGTAAATTCAAGAAGACGATGAGCGCTCGCGACATCATGAAGCGTGTCATTAGCGATCGCGAAATTCACCTTGTCACCCTCAACCGCTACCGCTACAACGAACAACGTAGCTGTAAAGACCTCACCGAACTGATCGAAACCTTAGACGGACAACCGCAAGAACTGATACAGGATCTTTCCCACCACGTTGCTGATGAGGCCCGTCATGCCTACTGGTTAACCGATTTATTGATCGAATTGGGGGCCGATGTGGGGAAACCGCCGGGGTTGTCCTATATCGATGAATTTGAACGTCTTCTCGATCAAGATCAATTCCAAGGCGAAGAACAAAGGGAAGATGGACTGATTGCAGCCCTAGCGGCAATTAACGTCACCGAAAAACGGGGATGCGAATACTTTGCCGCCCATATTTATGCTCTCAAAGAAGGGGAACAAACCCCGGAAAATCTCAAAATTCGGGAAACGATCGCCAAAATCTTTCCCGAAGAAGCCGGCCATGTGCGTTGGGGTAATCGTTGGTTAGCCAAAATTGCCCAAAAAAGCCCCGAACATCGGCAAAAAGTCGAAAAAGCTAAGGCCAAATACTCGGCGATCGAACAAGCCGCCTATGAATCGGGTATGGATATCACCCTAGGGGCAGAATTGCGCCGCGTCGGTCATTTAATGGAAATCGCCGCCACTATGCCGCTTTGGGAACGTCCTCAATATCTGATGGAACGTTTACCCCAATCCCTTCTCGACCCGAAATTGCAATTATTCCGGGTAGAAGCGGCTCAAAAAGCCTGGAATCGTGATCCACAAATGTTTATGGAACGCTTTTTGCCGATGTTTTTTAACGCGGACGGCAATATCGGCAAAAAAGAGAAAGTCAACTAA
- a CDS encoding pentapeptide repeat-containing protein, giving the protein MRLLAAFDRYPDSVSLTLEPVATDSQKFDLYLTLHLQAQIQSLLGGEIKWGLKGGKLDFVLVNCLLTPNLLSSQELYINRINNHQWRLSFKSPQSIFTGAIERINLGTVSVEEEPYHLTVQFSVTAADICITETSGLWKHDISPNKHSILERKLAFFLMDNQFAAFLSRISWGSSQVELDTILVEPKAAASENLEKLLGQIEVIYAAVTDDFLELAQLAELNPLTDFTGANLLAAELSGISLGMANLYQANLRGANLTDADLSEINGSHASFKGADLSGALLANADLSYADFYRSSLALANLIGSNLEGANLVEVNITQANFSGAKVKGAKFADNVGMTEELRENLRSRGAFCD; this is encoded by the coding sequence ATGCGTCTTTTAGCTGCCTTCGATCGCTATCCCGATAGTGTATCGTTAACCCTAGAACCAGTAGCCACCGACTCGCAAAAATTTGATTTATATTTAACTTTACACCTACAAGCTCAAATTCAATCTCTCCTCGGCGGGGAAATTAAATGGGGACTGAAAGGAGGAAAATTAGATTTTGTTTTAGTTAATTGTCTCCTAACACCAAATCTTCTTTCTAGTCAAGAGTTATACATAAATCGTATTAATAATCATCAATGGCGGTTATCCTTCAAAAGTCCTCAGTCAATATTTACAGGAGCGATCGAAAGGATTAACCTAGGAACCGTGAGTGTGGAGGAAGAACCTTATCATCTGACGGTGCAATTTTCGGTGACAGCTGCCGATATCTGTATCACGGAAACATCAGGATTATGGAAACACGATATAAGTCCCAATAAACATAGTATTTTAGAGCGAAAGTTAGCATTTTTCCTGATGGACAATCAATTTGCTGCTTTTTTGAGTCGTATTTCTTGGGGGTCATCCCAGGTAGAATTAGATACTATTCTAGTTGAACCGAAAGCGGCAGCATCAGAAAATTTAGAGAAATTGCTAGGACAAATTGAGGTAATTTATGCTGCTGTTACTGATGATTTTCTGGAATTAGCCCAATTAGCTGAACTCAATCCCCTAACGGATTTTACTGGGGCAAATCTCTTAGCAGCAGAATTAAGTGGTATATCTTTAGGCATGGCTAATCTCTATCAAGCGAATCTGCGCGGGGCAAATTTAACCGATGCTGATTTAAGCGAAATTAACGGCAGTCACGCTAGTTTTAAGGGAGCGGATTTAAGCGGAGCCTTATTAGCTAATGCCGATTTAAGTTATGCTGATTTTTACCGTTCTAGTTTGGCTTTAGCTAATTTAATCGGCTCCAATTTAGAAGGAGCTAATTTGGTTGAAGTCAATATCACTCAAGCGAATTTTAGCGGGGCAAAAGTGAAGGGGGCAAAGTTTGCCGATAACGTGGGTATGACCGAGGAATTGCGGGAAAATTTACGCTCGCGCGGGGCTTTCTGCGATTAG
- a CDS encoding class II aldolase/adducin family protein translates to MIDEGYVKYNCTWIPDRPLISSEIAELNSWRNRLYQLGLIGQYDNGIGFGNVSQRGKIDKEIIISGTNTGGIPVLNESHYTTVIDYDWRENWVTCRGTIAASSETLTHGAIYEANPQINGVIHIHHRHLWQNLMYRVPTTQENIAYGTPEMAAEIIRLCQEERLEEQQILVMSGHEEGIIAFGQDLAKAGNLLLSYYLQSQSS, encoded by the coding sequence ATGATTGATGAAGGTTACGTTAAATACAATTGTACTTGGATTCCTGACCGTCCCTTAATAAGCTCAGAGATTGCAGAATTAAATTCTTGGCGCAATCGCCTCTATCAACTGGGATTAATCGGTCAATACGATAACGGAATCGGTTTTGGGAATGTGAGTCAACGAGGTAAAATAGACAAAGAAATCATTATTTCTGGCACTAACACTGGGGGAATACCGGTATTAAATGAATCCCATTACACCACAGTTATAGACTACGATTGGAGAGAAAATTGGGTCACTTGTCGGGGAACAATCGCCGCTTCTTCGGAAACTCTCACCCATGGAGCGATTTATGAAGCGAATCCCCAGATTAATGGGGTGATTCATATTCATCATCGCCACCTGTGGCAAAATTTAATGTATCGAGTGCCGACCACTCAAGAAAATATCGCCTATGGAACCCCAGAAATGGCCGCAGAAATTATCCGTTTATGTCAAGAAGAGCGTCTAGAGGAGCAACAAATTTTAGTGATGAGTGGTCATGAAGAAGGAATTATCGCCTTTGGGCAAGATTTAGCAAAAGCGGGCAATTTATTATTATCCTATTACCTGCAATCTCAGTCATCTTGA